From Erigeron canadensis isolate Cc75 chromosome 5, C_canadensis_v1, whole genome shotgun sequence:
cgatgatgatgatggcgaAATTAAAAGATACAGAGGTGGTAGTTCTCTTAGTGGTTACTGAGAATGATGAGTAACCATCGACGATGGGGTCAATGGGTGATCGAAATAGTTACCAGTAAAAGCCCCTTCGTATTCTTGTGTATACAGCAGCATGTTATGGTGGTGGGTTTCCACGGTTGTCGCTGCCCCTTATATCCTGACGGATGAGTGCTGGCCAGATAAGATACTGGTAcaaatgtttatgtatatagatttgatgagtgtatgtatatgtatttctaTAGATATTGTtcaatttatatagattatgAATATAGGATGgaaatttagggtttgaatTGACGAGGATGATGATGGATTTGGGTCATAGTCTTGccaaattcaaaaatgattttcgTTTGAATACTGATGTATGTAAAggaaatataaattaataaattaaaatgaaattgtgatgatgatgatgaggatgatgatgaatgTATATTAATCAATGTGTGTAAGTATGTGTTTTTGGAGTTTATTAGAAGGGTTTGTGATTTTATTAGTTTCAAAGTGTTAGATCTAGAAATGAAAAGCAAGAAGAATAAAAAGGTGTTTTAGAAGTAAAAGTACTAATATACCCttatgtgcattgcacatgagatGGTTAACGGAGGGTGATGTAGTGATACAAAAAATTGTTACAGGgtgatctaataataataaaaaaacacaggggcgaaaaatgataaaatgacaACCCACATGgtgatgtaatgaaattttctttaaattcttttaagcttttgttataattttttaatttcattaattatgACACTCATaatacaaatgagttttttctttcttccataatattataatttttacatgatacatgtggaaaaaaaaatatatgcattCAAACTAATAAGTATGTTTCAGTTAGGTTTAGTGGATGGATTAGCAATGCCTTAAAATTGTTATGAAAATCTAtctaaagaaattgaaaaaatagTTTAGTCCAAAAACTAAACCTACAGGTATTTAGTTGCTGAGTATCATGGGATCGATATAAGGATAacatatttcaaaataaaacaaacagagtgaaaaacaaactaatttaagataaaatattaattttgttttctatatGGTCAAAAACATAGTTAACTTTATATTATCACAATTCTTAACTTATTTAAGGTTAAAAATTAACATTTCATGCAAGCTGTTTTATATTGAATTGGAAAAAAGATAGAGAAGAGAATTAAAGCAGAAGAGAGATAACACTTAAAAGAAAAGCGAAAAACAAATTTTCCTAAatttatcttttatcaaaagcatAGTTTGGGAAAACAAGGTGAAAAGAAGCACATTTTTGTTTAGCTAATAGAAAAGAAGcatagttttgaaattttctCATGTTCGTAtagttggagataaaattatattatttgaaagatttataaatatgtataatgatttataaaaatatgatgtgACAGCTGAAAGACGTACTCTTAATGATGGAATAATGGAGAAAACGGTATGTTGAGTTGGATGATGCGGACAATTTGATGACTTATAATCTCGTATAAACTAATTGACAATTTGACATGTAAATTTTCACTTCAATTGTATCACTCTTTTTTCTTAGAAGTATAAAAcggaattgaattgaattttgGAAAACTTTCTATTAACCAATAAAAAACACTTTTTAGATTCCAAGTGAAAAATCTCCAAATTAGTTTAATATGtgtaattaattatttgatatattttttaacataaacGAGACTAAAATCTTAACACAAATAAATATGCAAATGCATGTGCATGAACCATTTCTTGTTATGCATTCAGTACTCCTTGTATGATATTACGATCAACATTGTATTACTTTCTACTCATACGATCTACTTTTTATCACTttcctatgtatatatatgcgcCCCCTTCACTTCTCTACACACCCTCAAACAATATCGCATTTTTCTATCACTTATGGCCACCTTTTCCAACCACCAATCACCAACCAAAACCATAGTTAATGACTTGGATGCCCCAAAACCACAATGCTCACTTTCGAATTTCTTAATTGGTCTCAAACGTAAGTATCTTAAACAAGGTTACAATTATCTTATAAACAACATTATTGTCACTCTTTATCTCCTTCCTCTCTTCATTGTCATTATTGCATTCCAAGCTTCTCTACTAGTCTTTAAATACATCGAAAACATCTACCCGCTACTCGAGTGCAACCTACTCGTGTACATGGCGTTATTAGGTACGATCGTGGTTGGGTTCACTGCGTACCTAATGACCCGACCACGACCTATCTACCTTATTGATTTCTCATGCTACCGACCGCCTGACTCCCTAAAAGCCAAACTCCAAATTTTTATGGATCAAGCAAAACTACACGGCGGGTTTGATGATTCGTCGCTTGAGTTTATAGGGAAGATACTTGAACGGTCCGGTCTAGGAGACGAGACTTATCTTCCAGCAGTAATGCACCGGAGCCCACCAGAACCGTCCATGACTGCTGCAATTAAAGAAGTTGAGGATGAAATGTTTGGAGCTCTTAATAatcttttcaaaaccaaaaaagttAATCCAAAAGACATTGGAATTTTAGTCATAAATAGCAGCCTTTTCAACCCAATTCCGTCTCTGTGTTCCATTATAGTTAACAAATACAAACTCAAAGAGGACATTAAAACATTTAGTCTTGGCGGAATGGGTTGCAGTGCAGGCGTGATCGCTATCGATTTAGCGAAAGACATGCTAAAAGTACACCAAAACACATACGCAATTGTTGTTAGCCTCGAAAACATGGTCCAAGAATGGTACAAAGGGAACAAAAAATCAATGTTGATCCCAAACTGCTTATTTAGAATAGGTTGTGCCGCGGTTTTGTTATCAAACAAGTCGTGGCACAAACAACATGCAAAATACAAACTTTTGCATGTCGTCCGAACCCATGAGGGTTCAGACGACACATCATATAAATGCATACATCAAGAAAAAGATGACGCAGGTAAAGAAGGAATCTCGTTATCAAAAGACTTGATG
This genomic window contains:
- the LOC122601480 gene encoding 3-ketoacyl-CoA synthase 4-like, with amino-acid sequence MAKLKDTEVVVLLVVTENDDSMLWWWVSTVVAAPYILTDECWPDKILDGNLGFELTRMMMDLVQKLNLQYLKQGYNYLINNIIVTLYLLPLFIVIIAFQASLLVFKYIENIYPLLECNLLVYMALLGTIVVGFTAYLMTRPRPIYLIDFSCYRPPDSLKAKLQIFMDQAKLHGGFDDSSLEFIGKILERSGLGDETYLPAVMHRSPPEPSMTAAIKEVEDEMFGALNNLFKTKKVNPKDIGILVINSSLFNPIPSLCSIIVNKYKLKEDIKTFSLGGMGCSAGVIAIDLAKDMLKVHQNTYAIVVSLENMVQEWYKGNKKSMLIPNCLFRIGCAAVLLSNKSWHKQHAKYKLLHVVRTHEGSDDTSYKCIHQEKDDAGKEGISLSKDLMTIAGHALKANITMLAPLVLPINEQLSFFVTLVARKIINSNIKPYVPDFKLAIDHFCIHAGGKAVIDELEKSLRLSKDHVEPSRMTLYRFGNTSSSSIWYELAFMEAKGRIKKGNRVWQIAFGSGFKCNSAVWEAIRAVEPSASNPWADC